A genomic window from Emys orbicularis isolate rEmyOrb1 chromosome 8, rEmyOrb1.hap1, whole genome shotgun sequence includes:
- the LOC135883049 gene encoding cytochrome P450 2J2-like, protein MPLQTVPGLMWLWQNMPFQTLAVFLGLFLLIADCMKRRRPKNFPPGPLPLPFLGHILHLDFKQPHRTIEKLAGKYGNIFSMQFGNLTCVIVNGFQLVKEVLVHQGEYFLDRPQIPLMYEIFGTFGLISSNGHGWKQQRRFALSTLRNFGLGKRSLEERIQEETTYLTDAIEEEKGQPFDPHFKINNAVSNIICSVTFGDRFEYHDSHFQKLLRLIDETLYLQGSIWNQLYNSFPAIMKRIPGPHHTIFKNWENLKCFVREMIAKHREDWNPSEPRDFIDCYLKEIAKVDADPSFHEENLIFSTLDLFFAGTETTSTTIRWALLYMALYPDVQERVQAEIDAVIGQSRQPAMDDRNNMPYTNAVIHEVQRISNIVPLNGPRMATSDTTLAGFYVPKGTVLIPNLTSVLFDTNEWETPHTFNPKHFLEDGQFKKRESFLPFSAGKRGCLGEQLARIELFLFFTALLQKFTFQAPKDVKLSLKFRMGITLCPQPYKICALSR, encoded by the exons ATGCCGCTGCAGACTGTCCCTGGGTTAATGTGGCTCTGGCAGAACATGCCCTTTCAGACACTGGCCGTGTTCTTAGGCCTGTTCCTGCTGATTGCTGATTGCATGAAAAGGAGACGGCCGAAGAATTTCCCTCCAGGACCTTTGCCCCTGCCCTTCCTGGGCCACATACTTCATCTGGATTTCAAACAGCCCCATAGGACTATAgagaag cttgctggaaaataTGGCAACATATTCAGCATGCAGTTTGGTAACCTGACATGTGTGATTGTAAATGGATTCCAGCTGGTGAAGGAAGTGCTTGTCCATCAGGGTGAATACTTTCTTGATCGCCCACAAATTCCTCTTATGTACGAAATCTTTGGTACATTTG GATTAATCTCATCTAATGGGCATGGCTGGAAACAACAAAGAAGATTTGCTTTATCAACTCTAAGAAACTTTGGCCTGGGGAAGAGGAGCTTAGAAGAACGAATACAGGAGGAGACCACATACCTCACAGATGCAATTGAGGAAGAAAAAG GGCAACCTTTTGACCCTCACTTTAAAATTAATAATGCTGTTTCCAACATAATCTGTTCCGTCACTTTTGGGGACCGGTTTGAATATCATGATAGTCACTTCCAGAAGTTACTGCGGTTGATTGATGAGACTTTGTACCTCCAGGGAAGTATTTGGAACCAG CTGTATAACTCCTTCCCCGCCATAATGAAGCGGATACCTGGACCCCAtcataccatttttaaaaactgggaaAATCTGAAGTGTTTTGTGAGGGAAATGATTGCAAAGCACAGAGAGGACTGGAATCCATCTGAACCCAGAGACTTCATTGACTGTTATCTGAAGGAAATAGCAAAG GTTGATGCCGACCCTAGTTTCCATGAAGAAAATCTCATATTTTCCACACTGGATCTTTTTTTTGCTGGAACTGAGACAACGTCTACAACCATCCGCTGGGCTCTGCTGTACATGGCCCTATATCCTGACGTTCAAG AGAGAGTGCAAGCGGAGATTGACGCAGTGATTGGCCAGTCTCGCCAGCCAGCCATGGACGACAGGAACAACATGCCATACACCAATGCAGTTATTCATGAAGTGCAAAGGATAAGCAACATCGTGCCTTTAAATGGGCCCAGAATGGCAACTAGTGACACAACACTGGCCGGATTCTATGTGCCAAAA gGTACCGTTTTGATTCCCAATTTGACATCAGTGCTGTTTGACACGAATGAGTGGGAAACCCCTCATACTTTTAATCCTAAGCATTTCCTTGAGGATGGTCAGTTCAAGAAAAGAGAAAGTTTCCTGCCCTTCTCTGCAG GAAAGCGCGGTTGCCTTGGCGAGCAGTTGGCTAGAATAGAGCTGTTCCTGTTCTTCACTGCCCTCCTTCAGAAATTCACATTCCAAGCTCCGAAGGACGTGAAGCTAAGCCTTAAATTCAGAATGGGAATTACTCTCTGCCCACAGCCATACAAGATCTGTGCGCTGTCTCGATAG